Proteins from a genomic interval of Trichoderma breve strain T069 chromosome 2, whole genome shotgun sequence:
- a CDS encoding aldehyde dehydrogenase family domain-containing protein, whose translation MFLGETKDGHVVPFIINGQDYHPERSFDVISPVTGKVSHRCGAATVADATAAVDAAAAAFKTWRKSTPAHRRDILLKAAHIIQQKTDELAEIMSHETGAATPWALFNINTAADLIRDAASRTSAIEGSFPTLMDPNTSGIVMREPYGVVLSVAPWNAPYILPTRSIVGPVAAGNTVILKASEFAPQCMRALVSAFHEAGLPKGVINMIAHDRDTAAEITSSLIANPHIRKINFTGSTNVGRVIGRLAGEHLKPVILELGGKAPAIVWEDADLDSAAQQCALGAFLHGGQICMSTERIIVHKNIKSQFQEKLKAVVNGMFPSDGPSPILINEMAVKRNKALVENATSKGATVIIGDVKALESRVAELRPIVVDKVTPDMDIYKTESFGPTVSLYEIETEEEAIELANDSDYGLTSAVFTEDLRRGLRFAREIDCGAVHINNMTVHDEPALPHGGTKSSGFGRFNSSVGLDEWVRTKTVTFKN comes from the exons ATGTTCCTAGGAGAGACCAAGGACGGGCACGTCGTGcctttcatcatcaatggccaAGACTACCATCCAGAGAGATCATTTGATGTCATATCTCCTGTAACGGGCAAAGTATCACACCGTTGTGGTGCTGCCACCGTAGCAGATGCCACCGCGGCTGTCGATGCGGCTGCAGCGGCCTTCAAGACATGGAGAAAGTCAACGCCTGCCCATCGTCGTGACATTTTACTCAAGGCCGCCCATATCATTCAGCAGAAGACTGATGAGCTGGCTGAGATCATGTCACATGAGACGGGGGCTGCGACTCCCTGGgctctcttcaacatcaacacgGCGGCAGACCTGATTAGAGACGCTGCCAGCCGAACCTCTGCCATCGAAGGCTCGTTTCCTACCTTGATGGATCCCAATACTAGCGGCATCGTTATGCGAGAGCCCTACGGAGTTGTTCTGTCCGTGGCTCCTTG GAACGCCCCCTACATTCTACCCACTCGTTCTATTGTAGGCCCTGTTGCCGCAGGAAACACAGTCATTCTCAAAGCCTCTGAGTTTGCGCCGCAATGCATGAGGGCCCTTGTATCCGCCTTCCACGAGGCCGGTCTGCCCAAAGGTGTCATAAACATGATTGCCCACGACCGGGATACTGCGGCTGAGATCACATCGTCTTTGATTGCCAATCCCCACATCAGGAAGATCAACTTCACGGGTAGCACCAACGTTGGGCGAGTCATTGGAAGACTCGCTGGCGAGCACCTTAAACCAGTTATTCTCGAGCTTGGCGGCAAAGCGCCGGCCATTGTGTGGGAGGATGCGGATCTTGATTCTGCAGCCCAGCAATGCGCACTAGGCGCATTCCTTCACGGCGGCCAGATCTGCATGTCTACGGAGAGGATCATTGTCCACAAGAACATCAAGAGTCAGTTTCAGGAGAAGCTGAAAGCAGTAGTCAATGGCATGTTCCCGTCTGACGGACCCTCTCCTATACTCATCAACGAAATGGCCGTCAAGCGTAACAAGGCGCTCGTCGAGAATGCCACCTCCAAAGGCGCAACGGTGATTATTGGAGACGTCAAGGCTCTCGAGTCCCGTGTCGCCGAGCTGCGGCCTATCGTTGTCGACAAGGTCACGCCTGATATGGATATCTACAAGACAGAGTCGTTTGGCCCGACAGTCTCCCTGTATGAGATTGAGACGGAGGAGGAAGCCATTGAGCTTGCAAACGACTCCGATTACGGCCTAACGTCGGCCGTCTTCACAGAGGATCTCAGAAGGGGCCTGCGTTTCGCGAGGGAGATTGATTGTGGTGCCGttcacatcaacaacatgACTGTTCACGATGAACCTGCTCTGCCGCATGGAGGTACCAAGTCGAGTGGATTTGGGCGCTTCAACTCATCCGTCGGGCTGGATGAGTGGGTGAGAACAAAGACTGTTACTTTCAAGAACTAA
- a CDS encoding fungal zn(2)-Cys(6) binuclear cluster domain-containing protein has protein sequence MDGSPGVGRGAPSMSPTSPASSRHGNGIPKRKRSGGMGLESSPGSINEDDHGDHHENGDHDKKRQPGVKRACNECRQQKLRCNVVQEPFQSCSRCNRLKLECKIESNFKRIGKRSKHAEMEKEIDRLRRNIARAQAQGYLLDDDDTLNSPMAPSTATYSHTRNPSLMGSDEAVSSLLHLKRGGSYSMPRFSHELEGVQLTDEAVTHLFNEFFAFYHPFLPFLNPQQSPDQYHQQHPLLFWSIVAVAARRFSPANCANLISNLSGPLTRFLWTTIGEVPSNYYVVKAMCLLCAWPLPTSTTTSDPTHILCGVMMKTATGIGLHRPNHIQDFSRTSVDLNKEQLADRVTTWAVCNIVAQNIGTGYGQPASSLYDWTLALRPGDDPALHLSPELEARLQIERFCDKVSKEMYSNASDPRGVAGDEHRAMLMRVYRREYSELYASIMSQQLGAVVNLHLRAAALHMRLAGFFDSSKTPGYLDDLMGLWRATVSFLDDLLEVDKVTSPHDNIGGTFLLYATNYIQQMLVAAAFTLLKLMRSFFSKTIDFQRGRNLFHRSIQAIRATSVVTNDLQWRLAELMVQMWNGARLDQKNYNREDDSPIQVDDSLQLKVRCRHSMSLVFDSVWRWREEYQALGRGSLEAALKHPTNPDSANESSAASSQLDSTLMPSHSLPTSNNMLTANGVLTPGAPGLSAPPTAPTSIIGNMNYGDTNYDFFDPQHWMLDGLLDFNYSFVPPLEGA, from the exons ATGGATGGCTCACCAGGTGTTGGCCGGGGGGCCCCTTCGATGAGCCCAACCAGCCCTGCCAGCTCTCGCCACGGGAACGGAATACCCAAGCGCAAGAGAAGCGGTGGCATGGGCCTCGAGAGCAGCCCCGGCAGCATCAACGAAGATGATCACGGCGACCACCACGAGAACGGTGATCACGACAAGAAGCGCCAGCCCGGCGTCAAGCGCGCGTGCAACGAGTGTCGCCAGCAAAAG TTGCGGTGTAATGTCGTTCAAGAACCATTCCAGAGCTGCTCACGATGCAACCGTCTAAAGCTCGAATGCAAGATTGAATCAAATTTCAAGCGCATTGGGAAGCGATCCAAGCATGCCgagatggaaaaggagattgaCCGTCTACGGCGCAACATCGCCCGCGCCCAGGCTCAAGGCTACCTactcgacgacgacgacactCTCAACTCTCCCATGGCGCCGAGCACTGCGACCTACTCTCACACGCGAAATCCTTCTCTGATGGGTTCTGACGAGGCTGTGTCGTCCCTACTGCACCTCAAGAGAGGAGGCTCGTATAGCATGCCGCGATTCTCTCACGAGTTGGAAGGGGTCCAGCTGACCGATGAAGCGGTCACCCATCTATTCAACGAATTCTTCGCATTCTACCAcccatttcttccattcttAAATCCCCAGCAATCCCCAGACCAATATCACCAACAACACCCTCTCCTGTTTTGGTCCattgtcgctgtcgctgccCGTCGATTTAGCCCTGCCAATTGCGCCAACCTCATCTCCAACCTCTCTGGACCATTGACCAGGTTCCTGTGGACCACCATCGGCGAAGTGCCTAGCAATTACTACGTCGTCAAGGCAATGTGCCTGCTCTGCGCCTGGCCATTACCCACCAGCACAACCACTTCTGACCCGACTCACATTCTCTGTGGtgtcatgatgaagacggcgactGGAATCGGGTTGCATCGCCCTAACCACATCCAAGACTTCTCTCGAACCTCAGTCGATCTGAATAAGGAGCAGCTTGCCGACCGTGTCACTACGTGGGCCGTGTGCAACATTGTGGCACAAAACATCGGCACTGGCTATGGccaaccagcttcttccttgtaTGACTGGACTCTGGCCCTTCGACCCGGCGACGACCCGGCGTTGCATCTCTCTCCCGAATTGGAGGCCCGACTCCAAATTGAAAGATTCTGCGACAAGGTTTCCAAGGAAATGTATAGCAACGCAAGCGATCCCAGAGGTGTCGCCGGAGACGAGCACAGGGCAATGCTCATGAGAGTATACCGACGCGAGTATTCAGAGTTGTATGCGTCCATCATGTCTCAGCAGCTGGGTGCCGTCGTAAATCTGCACTTGCGTGCCGCTGCCCTTCACATGAGACTGGCCGGATTTTTCGACTCCAGCAAGACGCCTGGCTACTTGGACGATCTGATGGGTTTGTGGCGGGCTACAGTCAGCTTCCTAGACGATCTCTTAGAGGTGGACAAGGTAACATCTCCGCACGACAATATCGGGGGCACCTTTTTGCTCTACGCGACCAACTACATACAGCAGATGTTAGTAGCTGCTGCTTTTACCTTGCTCAAGTTGATGcggtccttcttctccaagacgaTTGACTTCCAACGCGGGCGAAACCTCTTCCACCGCTCCATCCAGGCCATCCGTGCCACCAGTGTGGTTACCAACGATTTGCAGTGGCGTTTGGCCGAACTAATGGTGCAGATGTGGAACGGTGCCCGGTTGGATCAGAAGAACTACAACCGCGAAGACGATTCTCCCATCCAAGTCGACGACAGCCTACAGCTTAAAGTACGATGTCGTCACAGTATGAGCCTTGTTTTCGACTCcgtttggagatggagagaggagtATCAAGCTTTGGGCAGAGGATCGCTCGAAG CTGCCTTGAAGCACCCTACGAATCCGGATTCGGCCAATGAGTCCTCAGCCGCGTCGTCGCAACTTGACAGCACGTTGATGCCATCACACAGTCTCCCCACGTCCAACAACATGCTTACTGCGAATGGTGTACTAACACCAGGCGCCCCAGGCTTGTCTGCCCCTCCAACCGCACCGACCAGTATAATTGGAAACATGAATTATGGCGACACCAACTATGATTTCTTCGATCCCCAGCACTGGATGCTGGACGGCCTTCTTGACTTCAACTATTCGTTTGTACCGCCTCTCGAAGGTGCATAG
- a CDS encoding MYND finger domain-containing protein — translation MDARCNACKKGPPEVSLKRCAKCHTTPYCSRDCQKADWKAHKKICSKNQSTNASSNASNPTSNRLSPPKGLDQPISKPFTRLDKGTWLHERPEKDVYRLLVDAYRLRVEDTYTMEGEVMAGSLYDGSTDGLYGFQEFLEEAAAVPGLLPPWWNDEKQEACEQLGMDDEFSNLRYPVEKSDIIEHYGDREFPMQLRMFAEAVYGPVGGSDGTAMRKMMVAMETGELGNNVYGSMF, via the coding sequence ATGGATGCGAGATGTAACGCCTGTAAGAAAGGACCACCCGAGGTCTCCCTAAAGCGTTGCGCCAAATGCCATACAACACCATATTGCTCCCGAGACTGCCAAAAAGCCGATTGGAAAGCCCACAAGAAGATTTGCAGCAAGAATCAATCCACAAACGCTTCATCCAACGCATCAAATCCCACGAGCAACCGTTTATCTCCCCCCAAGGGGCTAGATCAACCCATCTCCAAACCCTTCACCCGCCTCGACAAAGGCACCTGGCTTCACGAACGCCCTGAGAAGGACGTATACAGACTGCTTGTCGACGCCTACCGCCTGCGTGTCGAAGACACGTACACCATGGAAGGAGAAGTAATGGCGGGCAGTCTTTATGACGGGAGCACTGACGGACTATATGGCTTCCAGGAGTTTTTAGAGGAGGCGGCTGCTGTGCCTGGCTTGCTACCTCCCTGGTGGAACGACGAGAAGCAGGAGGCGTGTGAGCAGCTGGGGATGGATGACGAATTTTCGAATCTGCGGTATCCTGTTGAGAAGAGCGATATTATCGAGCATTATGGGGATCGCGAGTTCCCGATGCAGTTGAGGATGTTTGCGGAGGCTGTTTATGGGCCGGTTGGTGGGAGTGATGGGacggcgatgaggaagatgatggtggcGATGGAGACGGGTGAATTGGGAAACAATGTTTATGGCTCTATGTTTTAA
- a CDS encoding RNA polymerase I specific transcription initiation factor domain-containing protein, whose protein sequence is MARIKKKGQAGAAKNFVTRNQAIRKLQLSLPDFRKLCIWKGIYPREPRSKKKVSKSSTASTTFYYTKDIQYLLHEPLVQKFRDHKVLEKKISRALGRGDVSDAARLEGNASRPDKTGKPTYTLDHVVRERYPTFVDALRDLDDCLSMLFLFANLPSTSMVPAKMIARCERLCLEFQHYLIVSKSLTKSFLSIKGIYYQANIQGEEVLWLVPYKFNQRIVGDVDFRIMGTFVEFYMTLLGFVNFRLYTSIGLKYPPKFDAVKDEDAAELGAFTLEGKTLVGNEEQSKLEDVAHKPDPKVQAAVNKVLKNMTNGAANDDASMAGTQEVDEDAAGAIDKFEPAAPGGDILPQPSYTGTNPNNLFSNFTIYLSRETPRQPLEFILKSFGCKRVGWDAVLGGGAFTTDELDPSITHQIVDRPPIQASMNEEGDGEDNQTAQKLAANRRVPGRIYIQPQWVWDSVNDGELKEPHVYAPGASLPPHLSPFVRKVQGAYDPTMSLEEQETEREALEAEDDEDEDENEDEADEDEAEDEEDEDEDEDADEALQRQIELEAEMSGKTVNSKAANPKTKAKEDAKKALAKKAREEAEDLDRAKGMLSKKKRKLFEQMQYTNNKKSAEDAKLRSKRRKLEKEKANGKAELIYVTKQLSVADEVIAGQGMDRSSPEWDLDSDEIASVTSQDLHDNRPNRWTGTQRTWQRLTAEERRLWQSMEAVEGQDLAIHLYNAYALKRRGRDSQTAQDVTVTLENGEQGIWAPPRVWTAWPLNESRVPQQKHIRREDDDGYGRFTFRKAERRMPSSELHEELGATILRLAGERFHRSKAREQRKTREGQDTSGVLNPSSEDEKMMLDDEGGEDEAALPKRKKGEIPGSKEPVMSSNDDLSYEIIRPSVRHILSQLDSTLQILHNARIATTNYASDSSATSDSESDANSGRKRGRGRPRTSKRGRPRKVHIPHEGETHEEMLIRIARQSHRRLPTVAQDRDAAFEEWLRQGDERLAREEALLREEEELGIEPQDSAQERRLRRLGLRDWSDVVGAAALAGFSPQVIARTAKRCANLFGQGMVMRRLDEAPASRAPAFHTMEYRPEKIKLGSDEDSDSDSQASLARLSSRGRSLSPFRGRSSPHSASSAFGFHLCPVPTCERSATGFTRRQNLRRHMQLVHPGRGDEDEEWDSEDEMLGAVHVDGFLKPINPARGWRESVAASSLVIRKRGRERRTGEDDDDDDDYNRGS, encoded by the exons CCGAAAATTGCAGCTCAGTCTTCCCGATTTCCGAAAGCTTTGCATTTGGAAGGGCATCTATCCCCGAGAGCCtcgcagcaagaagaaggtttCCAAGTCGTCCACTGCCTCGACCACCTTTTACTACACCAAGGACATTCAGTATCTTCTTCACGAGCCGCTGGTGCAAAAGTTCCGCGACCACAAGGttctcgagaagaagatttcaAGAGCATTGGGCCGAGGAGATGTCAGCGATGCCGCTCGACTGGAGGGCAATGCAAGCCGACCAGACAAGACCGGAAAGCCGACCTACACTCTGGACCATGTTGTCCGCGAGCGCTACCCGACTTTTGTCGACGCATTGAGGGATCTGGATGACTGTCTCTCTatgctcttcctctttgccaACCTGCCCTCGACCTCCATGGTGCCCGCCAAGATGATTGCCCGCTGCGAGCGATTGTGCCTCGAGTTCCAGCACTATCTCATTGTTTCCAAGAGCCTTACAAAGTCCTTCTTGTCTATTAAGGGTATCTACTACCAGGCAAACATCCAGGGCGAGGAGGTTCTGTGGCTGGTTCCGTACAAGTTCAACCAGAGAATTGTCGGCGATGTCGACTTCCGTATCATGGGAACCTTTGTCGAGTTCTACATGACACTTCTCGGCTTTGTCAACTTCAGGCTTTATACCTCAATTGGCCTCAAGTACCCGCCCAAGTTCGATGCTgtcaaggatgaggatgctgcCGAGCTGGGCGCCTTTACCCTGGAAGGCAAGACTCTGGTTGGCAACGAAGAGCAGAGCAAGTTGGAGGACGTCGCCCACAAGCCAGACCCCAAGGTCCAAGCTGCCGTCAACAAGGTTCTCAAGAACATGACAAATGGTGCTGCTAATGACGACGCCTCAATGGCAGGCACTCAGGaggtagatgaagatgccgctgGTGCCATTGACAAGTTCGAGCCCGCTGCTCCTGGAGGCGACATCCTCCCCCAGCCATCATACACTGGCACCAACCCCAACAACCTCTTTTCAAACTTCACAATTTACCTGTCCCGTGAGACTCCCCGCCAGCCCCTAGAGTTCATCCTCAAGTCTTTCGGCTGCAAGCGTGTCGGCTGGGACGCCGTCCTCGGTGGTGGCGCTTTCACAACTGATGAGCTTGACCCATCAATCACTCACCAGATCGTCGACCGACCCCCGATACAAGCTTCAATGAATGAGGAAGGTGATGGCGAGGATAACCAGACGGCGCAAAAGCTGGCAGCCAACAGACGTGTGCCGGGCCGGATATACATCCAGCCTCAGTGGGTCTGGGACTCTGTCAACGATGGTGAGCTCAAAGAGCCTCATGTGTATGCGCCAGGTGCATCACTGCCACCGCATCTGAGTCCCTTTGTCAGAAAGGTGCAGGGAGCCTATGATCCCACAATGTCTCTTGAGGAGCAGGAGACTGAGCGCGAAGCCCTCGAGGctg aggatgatgaggatgaagatgaaaacgaggacgaggccgacgaagatgaagccgaggatgaagaggatgaagatgaagatgaggatgcagATGAGGCTCTACAGCGACAGATTGAGCTTGAAGCTGAAATGTCTGGCAAGACAGTCAATTCAAAGGCTGCTAACCCGaagaccaaggccaaggaggatgcAAAGAAGGCACTCGCAAAGAAGGCCCGTGAAGAGGCCGAAGACCTGGACCGAGCCAAGGGAAtgctgagcaagaagaagagaaagctcTTTGAGCAGATGCAGTAcacaaacaacaagaagagcgCAGAGGATGCTAAGCTGCGATCTAAGAGGAGAaagctggaaaaggaaaaggccaacGGCAAGGC TGAACTCATTTATGTCACGAAGCAGCTGTCTGTCGCTGATGAGGTGATTGCCGGCCAAGGCATGGATCGAAGCTCTCCCGAATGGGATCTCGACAGCGACGAGATCGCATCCGTCACATCCCAAGATCTACACGATAACCGACCAAACCGATGGACGGGAACCCAGAGAACATGGCAGCGCTTGACGGCGGAGGAGCGGCGGCTCTGGCAATCGATGGAGGCTGTCGAGGGTCAAGATTTGGCGATTCACTTGTATAACGCATATGCGCTGAAGAGGCGCGGAAGAGATTCTCAAACTGCGCAGGATGTGACGGTTACCTTG GAAAACGGAGAGCAGGGCATATGGGCGCCTCCTCGAGTTTGGACAGCGTGGCCGCTAAACGAAAGTCGTGTTCCACAGCAGAAGCACATTCGGAgagaggatgacgatgggtATGGGAGATTTACATTTCGCAAGGCGGAGCGACGGATGCCTAGCTCTGAGCTGCATGAGGAGCTAGGAGCGACGATATTGAGGCTGGCTGGGGAGCGTTTTCACAGAAGCAAGGCTAGAGAGCAGAGGAAAACT AGAGAAGGCCAAGACACATCCGGCGTATTGAATCCATCTTCTGAGGATGAGAAAAtgatgcttgatgatgaagggggcgaagatgaagcagcactaccaaaaagaaagaagggagagatACCAGGGTCCAAAGAGCCTGTTATGTCTTCCAACGACGATCTATCTTATGAAATCATTCGGCCATCTGTTCGACATATACTTTCACAGCTCGACTCGACCTTGCAGATCCTCCACAATGCTCGCATCGCCACCACAAACTATGCATCCGATTCTTCAGCAACCTCCGACTCGGAATCTGATGCCAATTCCGGCCGCAAGCGTGGACGTGGACGTCCTCGAA CTAGCAAAAGAGGCCGTCCACGGAAGGTCCACATCCCTCACGAAGGCGAGACGCATGAAGAAATGCTTATTCGCATCGCCCGCCAATCCCACAGAAGACTCCCGACAGTAGCGCAAGACAGAGACGCAGCGTTCGAGGAATGGCTTCGCCAGGGCGATGAGAGGCTGGCGCGCGAAGAGGCCCTCCTtagagaggaggaagagctgggcaTCGAGCCTCAGGACAGCGCCCAGGAGAGACGGCTTCGCAGGCTTGGCCTCCGTGACTGGAGCGACGTTGTCGGCGCTGCTGCCCTGGCAGGCTTCTCGCCTCAGGTTATTGCCCGGACGGCAAAGCGATGTGCTAATCTATTCGGCCAAGGCATGGTGATGAGGCGTCTGGACGAGGCGCCTGCTTCCAGAGCGCCGGCCTTTCACACCATGGAGTACCGGCCGGAGAAGATCAAGCTCGGCTCGGACGAAGATTCAGATTCAGACAGCCAA GCGTCGCTGGCCCGCCTCTCGAGCCGCGGCCGTAGTTTGTCCCCTTTCCGCGGCCGCTCCTCGCCTCACTCGGCGTCCTCCGCCTTCG GCTTCCACCTTTGCCCGGTCCCGACGTGCGAGCGCTCGGCTACGGGCTTCACGAGGAGGCAGAATCTACGGCGGCATATGCAGCTTGTGCATCCTGGAAGgggagacgaggatgaggagtGGGATagtgaggatgagatgctcGGTGCGGTGCATGTGGATGGTTTCTTGAAGCCGATTAATCCTGCTAGGGGATGGAGGGAGAGCGTGGCGGCGAGCTCGTTGGTGATTAGGAAAAGAGGGCGAGAGAGGCGGAcgggagaagatgacgacgatgacgatgattaTAATAGGGGGTCATGA
- a CDS encoding pex2 / pex12 amino terminal region domain-containing protein — MNDSSFVQAQQRVAERRAAREAEQRARIAAQRESSRVNNQLQRLPYPLNRLAGVWDAAASIESTRPAFRVAQVDAELLDEELLELLKGQVGDALRYYAGGHLKDDWSSEIQLALRAILFKLTVWDNDATYGAALQNLKYTDARKGGPVLSPPTRLQKSLYGLVTVFGKYAWTRWEDWLVDQDDGYSDPSPRVQRLSRLTTALTTAHSAAACVSFLVFLFRGQYRTLLDRVLRMRLAPPTSHVSREVSFEYLNRQLVWHAFTEFLLFVLPLIGVNRWRRWLSRTWRKTKDIMNTSQKGDSSNGELGFLPERTCAICYQDQNAAASSESEIMAAAASSGVIGSAQTDVTNPYEAIPCGCIYCFVCIATRLDREEGEGWTCLRCGEHVKECKPWNGDVLEPSRKSTSTKTVAFSDDVIGGSDDGSVISME; from the coding sequence ATGAACGACTCGAGCTTCGTCCAAGCCCAACAGCGCGTCGCTGAGCGACGAGCGGCCCGCGAAGCCGAACAACGGGCCCGAATCGCGGCTCAGCGCGAATCGTCTCGCGTGAACAACCAGCTGCAGCGTCTGCCGTACCCCCTCAATCGCCTCGCCGGTGTCTGGGATGCAGCCGCCTCGATAGAGAGCACCCGGCCTGCGTTTCGCGTTGCGCAGGTTGATGCCGAGCTCCTGGAtgaagagctgctggagctcctCAAGGGGCAGGTTGGCGACGCCCTCAGATACTATGCCGGCGGCCATCTCAAAGACGACTGGTCTTCCGAGATTCAGCTGGCGCTCAGGGCCATCCTGTTCAAACTGACAGTCTGGGATAACGATGCAACGTACGGAGCGGCTCTACAAAACCTCAAATACACCGATGCCAGAAAAGGGGGCCCCGTGCTGTCACCCCCGACGAGGCTACAAAAGTCACTATACGGCCTGGTAACGGTCTTTGGAAAATATGCCTGGACCAGGTGGGAGGACTGGCTCGTGGATCAGGACGACGGATACAGCGACCCTAGCCCTAGAGTCCAGAGGCTATCTCGATTAACAACCGCGCTGACAACGGCGCACTCGGCTGCAGCATGCGTCTCCTTCCTGGTGTTCCTATTCCGCGGACAGTATCGCACACTTCTCGACCGTGTTCTACGCATGCGGCTGGCACCTCCTACAAGCCATGTCAGCCGCGAGGTTTCCTTTGAATACCTCAACCGACAGCTAGTGTGGCATGCTTTTACCGAATTCCTTCTGTTCGTACTGCCCCTAATCGGGGTCAACCGCTGGCGACGATGGCTGAGCCGCACCTGgcgaaaaacaaaagacatcATGAACACATCTCAAAAGGGTGATTCTTCGAACGGCGAGCTCGGCTTCTTGCCCGAGAGGACTTGTGCCATCTGCTACCAGGATCAGAACGCCGCCGCATCATCCGAGTCGGAAATcatggcagcggcagcatctaGCGGCGTCATTGGATCAGCGCAAACCGACGTTACCAATCCCTACGAGGCTATTCCATGCGGGTGCATCTACTGTTTCGTGTGTATCGCAACACGCTTAGACCGtgaagagggcgagggcTGGACTTGTCTAAGGTGTGGAGAGCACGTCAAAGAATGCAAGCCGTGGAATGGAGATGTGCTCGAGCCGTCCCGCAAGTCAACATCGACAAAGACAGTGGCATTTTCAGACGATGTGATTGGAGGCTCTGATGACGGATCTGTCATTTCTATGGAATAA